In Gordonia sp. SL306, the genomic window CACCGGGTCCCCGGCCCTTCCGACGGTCACGGCGTCTCCTCGGTCTCTGAGTCGCGCTTGGACGGGGTTGTCAGCGACAATATGGCGACAGTGTATTGGCTCGCCGGTACGTCACTGCGCCGTGCGGTCGTTCGCGACTCACGACGTCGGGGGCCTGCGCGGGTCGAATAGCGGGATCCCGGCCGGGGTCGCGTCGACGAGAGGATGGGCGTGGTTCAGGCATACATACTGATCCAGACCGAGGTCGGACGGGCCGCGCTTGCCGCGGCGACGATTGCGGAGATCTCCGGCGTCGCCTCGTCCGAGGAGGTCAGCGGTCCGTACGACGTCATCGTCCGAGTCGACGCGGCCGACGCCACGCACCTCACCGACGACGTCGTGCCGCAGATCCAGAAGGTCGACGGCATCACCCGCACCCTGACCTGCCCGGTGGTGCAGAGCACGCACTGAGCCCGAGCCGTCCCGTCGCATGCGCCTGCGAACGGGACCGGCGCGAGGGCGCACTAGGGTGTTGGACGTGACCGAGGAGAGCAAGCCCGACGGTGCACCCGACGAGGTGGAGGGCACGGCGGCCGACAACGTCGAAACTCGTTACGGCACCGGTCCGCGCCTGAGCCCGGCGTTGATCGCGACGCTGGTCGCCGTCCCGGTCATGGTCATCATCGGTTTCATCACGTTCGCCGCGCTGCGCCCCGACGACACCACGCCCATCGAGTCCTATGCGACCGGGGAATCGGCCCCGGCCGACTGCGGGAAGCTGATCGCGGCGTTGCCGCAGACGTTCGACGGGTTCGGCGACAAACAGGTCGACGGCACCACCGTGAGATGGCCTGCCGACGGTGACGGGGATGCGGTGACCTTGCGGTGCGGCATATCCCGGCCGTCCGAGCTGTCCCCGACGAGCAACCTGCAGGTGATCAATCCGGTGCAGTGGTTCATCACCGACACCGTCGAGGGCTCGGGTCAGGCCTACGTCTGCGTCGATCATCGTCCCTACGTGGCGATGTGGATACCGGCCAATGCCGGGAACGGACCGATCACAGATGTATCCGCGGTGATCGAACGTACCCTGCCGCGCGGCCCGCTCGACTTCGGCTGATCCGGAACCCGGTCGAAACTCAGTCGTAGATCTCGGGTTTGGTGCTGCGGCCGAGCAGGGAGCTGATCGCGTCGGCGACCGACAGCCCACTGTGACAGACCTGGTGGACCGCATCGGTCAGTGGCATCTCGACGTCGAACTTGTCGGCCAGGGCGCGCACCGAGGTGCACGACTTGACGCCCTCGGCCACCTGGCCGTGGGTCGCCTCCTGCGCTTCGGTGAGTGACAGACCCTCACCGAGCCGGGCGCCGAACGTCCGGTTGCGTGACAACGGGGACGAACACGTGGCGACCAGATCGCCGATCCCCGCCAGGCCGGCGAGCGTCTCGATCTGCGCACCGACGGCGACCCCCAGGCGGATGGTCTCCGCGAGGCCGCGGGTGATGATCGTCGCCAGGGTGTTCTGTCCGAATCCCACTCCGCTGGCCATCCCGCAGGCGAGCGCGATGACGTTCTTCACCGCCCCGCCGATCTCGCAGCCGACCACATCGGTGTTCGTGTAGGGCCGGAAGTATCCGGTGTTGAAAGAATGCTGCAGGTCTCGTGCGCGTCGCTCGTCGGTGCACGCGATCACCGTGGCCGCAGGCTGGCCCTCGGCCACCTCGCGTGCCAGATTGGGCCCCGACAACACCGCCACCTGTCCGGCCGGAACGCCGGAGACCTCGGCGATCACCTCGCTCATCCGGAGCAGGGTGCTCGTCTCGACCCCCTTGGCGAGCGAGACGTAGGTGGTCTCCGGTGTCACATGCGGCAGCCATTCGGTCAGGTTCGCGCGCAGCGACTGGGACGGCACCGCGCACACCACCACATCGGCGCCCGCCAGGGCGTCGGGAATCGAACTCGTCGCGAACAGCTGGTCGGGCAACGTGATGCCCGGGAGATAGTCGACATTCGTGTGATCGCTGTTGATCCGATCGGCCAGTTCCGGGCGCCGGGCCCAGATGGTCGTGTCCGTACCCGCATCGACCAGCACCTTCGCCGTGGCCGTCCCCCACGACCCGGCACCCATCACCACCGCACGCACGACCACTCCTTCGCCGACCACCACTGCCGCCCTCAGCCTAGTGCGTGGGACGCCGGGCCCGACGACGAATCCTTTGTGGGGTGCCCGTGACCACCCCGGTCCACGGGTCGGCATCATGGAGTCCATGGACACGCCATCGCATCCGAATCCGGGCGGTCGCGGCCTGGGTGATGTCGTCGCGGTGATGGCGGTCAAGCGCCTCGAACAGGCCAAGACACGTCTTGCCGCGAGCCGGGAGCCCGGTCACGGTCCCCTGCACCATGCTCTCGTGCTGGCGATGATGGCCGACACCGTCGAGGCCGTCGAGGCCGCGGGAATCGGGCGCGTCATCGTGATCAGCCCCGACGATGCCGTGCTGGCCGCAGCGGGCGCCGCGGGTGCCGTCGGTGTCCGCGAACCGTCCGACTCCGGGTCGAGCGGGGTGACGCGACTGAATCTCGCGTTCGCGCATGCCACGACGGTGGCGCGTGATCGATGGCCGACCGCCGCGCGGGTGATGTTCGTCCAGGCCGATCTGCCCGCAGCCGGTGCCGGGAGCCTCCGGGAGGTGATCGCCGCCGCCGCAGCCCACCCGCACGCCGTGCTCACCGATCGCGACGGCAGTGGCACCACCATCCTCCTGCGCGACACGTCCGTCGCCGGCCCACCCCATTTCGGTCCGGATTCTGCTGCGGCACACCGCAAGTCAGGTGCTGTCGAGATCGACCCACAGCACGAGCGGTGGCCCGACCTGCGCACCGACGTCGACACCGCCGAGGATCTCGAGGTCGCACGATCCCTCGGTCTGGGCCCGCACACCCTGGCGGCGCTCGAGGACCGGGAGTTCTCCGCCGACGACACTGTCCCGATCGGTAACGGCAACTGACCTGTGCAGCGGACAGGCCGCCACCGGGCAGACGTGTCAGGGCACGGCCGATGCGTCATGATTGAACGGTGAGCCCCGCCGACGACATCGCCACCCAACCGATCACGTCCATCCCCGGTGCGCCCCCGGCCGCGACGTTGCTTCCCGACGAGTCCGCGGACCTGCCCGATGACCGCTACCTCAATCGCGAACTGAGCTGGCTCGATTTCAACTCGCGAGTGCTCGCGCTGGCCGAGGACGTATCGATGCCGTTGCTCGAGCGCGCGAAATTCCTCGCGATCTTCTCGTCCAACCTCGACGAGTT contains:
- a CDS encoding Lrp/AsnC ligand binding domain-containing protein produces the protein MGVVQAYILIQTEVGRAALAAATIAEISGVASSEEVSGPYDVIVRVDAADATHLTDDVVPQIQKVDGITRTLTCPVVQSTH
- a CDS encoding DUF3515 domain-containing protein, which gives rise to MDVTEESKPDGAPDEVEGTAADNVETRYGTGPRLSPALIATLVAVPVMVIIGFITFAALRPDDTTPIESYATGESAPADCGKLIAALPQTFDGFGDKQVDGTTVRWPADGDGDAVTLRCGISRPSELSPTSNLQVINPVQWFITDTVEGSGQAYVCVDHRPYVAMWIPANAGNGPITDVSAVIERTLPRGPLDFG
- a CDS encoding NAD(P)H-dependent glycerol-3-phosphate dehydrogenase; protein product: MRAVVMGAGSWGTATAKVLVDAGTDTTIWARRPELADRINSDHTNVDYLPGITLPDQLFATSSIPDALAGADVVVCAVPSQSLRANLTEWLPHVTPETTYVSLAKGVETSTLLRMSEVIAEVSGVPAGQVAVLSGPNLAREVAEGQPAATVIACTDERRARDLQHSFNTGYFRPYTNTDVVGCEIGGAVKNVIALACGMASGVGFGQNTLATIITRGLAETIRLGVAVGAQIETLAGLAGIGDLVATCSSPLSRNRTFGARLGEGLSLTEAQEATHGQVAEGVKSCTSVRALADKFDVEMPLTDAVHQVCHSGLSVADAISSLLGRSTKPEIYD
- the cofC gene encoding 2-phospho-L-lactate guanylyltransferase encodes the protein MDTPSHPNPGGRGLGDVVAVMAVKRLEQAKTRLAASREPGHGPLHHALVLAMMADTVEAVEAAGIGRVIVISPDDAVLAAAGAAGAVGVREPSDSGSSGVTRLNLAFAHATTVARDRWPTAARVMFVQADLPAAGAGSLREVIAAAAAHPHAVLTDRDGSGTTILLRDTSVAGPPHFGPDSAAAHRKSGAVEIDPQHERWPDLRTDVDTAEDLEVARSLGLGPHTLAALEDREFSADDTVPIGNGN